Genomic DNA from Spirochaetaceae bacterium:
TCCTGCAACTCACCCATCTCGGTGCCCAGCGTGGGCTGGTAGCCGACCGCACTCGGCATGCGCCCGAGCAGCGCCGACACCTCGGAACCGCTCATCACGAAGCGGAACACGTTGTCGATGAACAGCAGCACGTCGAGCCCCTTGTCACGAAAGTACTCCGCCATGGTGAGCCCGGTCAGGGCCGCCCGCAGGCGTACGCCGGGCGACTCGTTCATCTGTCCGAACACCATGCACAGCTTGTCGATGACGCCCGCCTCCTGCATCTCGCCGTACAGCTGGGTTCCCTCGCGGGTGCGCTCCCCCACCCCGGCAAACACCGAGTAGCCGCCGTGCTCGCGCGCCAGCGAGGAGATCAGCTCCTGGATGATGATCGTCTTGCCCACGCCGGCGCCGCCGAACACGCCGGTCTTGCCGCCCTTGGTGAACGGCGCGATCAGGTCGACCACCTTGAGACCGGTCTCGAACACCTCGGTTCGGGTTACCTGGTCGGTGAACGCCGGCGCCGGACGGTGGATCGGGTAGTGTTCGTCGGCCGCCACCGGTCCGCGCTCGTCGACGGGCCGCCCGACCACGTTGAAGATCCGGCCCAGGGTGGACTCGCCCACCGGCACGGTAATCGGCGCGCCGGTGTTGATCACCCGCTGGCCGCGGCGCAGCCCGTCGGTGGTGTCCATGGCCACGGCGCGCACCACCGCCCCCGACAGGTGCTGCTGCACCTCCAGAATGAGCAGGGCGGCGGCCCCGTCCCGGTCTGTGCCGGCGACCTCCAATGCGTAGCGGATCTCGGGCAGGTGCTCGGCGGGGAACTCCACGTCCACCACCGCTCCCAATACCTGCACGATGCGCCCGTCAGCAAGACTCGAACCGTTTCCGTTTGCCATTCCTTCCCCTCTCGCGCACTCAACCCGCGGCGGCTCTCAGCGCCTCGGCGCCGCCGGCAATGTCGAGCATCTCCTCGGTGATCGACTGTTGGCGCAGCTTGTTGTAGGTCATGGTCAGATCCTTCAACAGGTCGTTGGCGTTCTCGGTGGCGTTGCGCATCGCCACCATGCGCGCCGCGTGTTCGCTGGCCAGCGACTCCACCACCGCCTGGTAGATCTGCAACTCCACGAAGCGGCGCACCACCTGCTCCAGCAGTGTCTCCATGGGGGGCTCGGAGCTGTAGCCGCCCGCCAGCAGCGGCGGCGTGTCGCGCAGGTAGTCGGCCATCACCGGACGGCGCTCCTCGCTGCCGTGCGCATCGGTCAACGCATCCGGGTGCAACGGCAGGAGCTGGCGCACCCAGGGCTGCTGCCGCAGTACGCTGATGAAGTCAGTGTAACCGATATACACCGCGTCGCTGGCGCCGTTGAGAAAGCCGTCGGTGGCAAGCCGCGCGATCGGCGTCACGTCGCGCTCCCGCGGCCGCTCGGGCAGGTCGCCGAACTCCGCCTCGATCGTGTAGCCGGCGCGCAACATGGCGTCGCGGCCCTTGCGCCCGACCGTGATCAGCCGCTGCCCGGCACCGTCCCTGCTGTCCAGGAATTGCGTGGCGGCGCGCACCATCGCCGAATTGTAGCTGCCCGCCAACCCGCGGTCGCCGGTGATCAGGATCAGTGCCACCGCGCGCACCGGGTCGCGGTCGGTGAGCAGCGGCGCCTGCACGTCCACCACCGCCCGCTGGGCGACGAGTTGAGTGAGCAGTTCCCACGCCTTGGCGGCATAGGGACGGGACGCGGTGACCTGTTCCTGCGCCCGGCGCATGCGCGACGCCGCCACCATCTCCATGGCGCGGGTGACCTGCGACAGGTTGCGGATGCTGCGAATGCGCTTGCGCAGTTCGCGTATCGATGCCACGGCTGAGGTCTGCCAGGCGCTAGGCCTGGCCCTCCGTCACCTCGTAACCCGCCTGCCGCGTGTATTGCCGCACGGCGGCGGACAGGCTCGCCTCGATTTCTTCGGTAAGCTGCAGCTCGGCATCGATGCCGCGGATGATCGCCGGCTGCGTGCCGGCGATGTGCGCTACCAGGCCCTCCGCGTAGCCGGAGATGGCGCTTGCCGGCACACCGTTGGCAAAGCCCCGGGTCAGGGCGAAGATGCCGATCACCTGGTGGGCCAGCTCCTGCGGCCGGTACTGCGGCTGCTTGAGCAGCTCGGTAAGGCGCTGACCTCGTTCCAGTTGGCCGCGCGTGGTCTGGTCCAGGTCGGAGCCGAATTGCGCGAACGCCGCCAGCGCGTAGTACTGCGCAAGGTCGAGCCGCAACTGCCCAGCCACCTGCTTCATCGCCCTGGTCTGGGCGTCGCCGCCGACCCGGGACACCGACAGGCCGACGTTCACAGCCGGGCGTTGGCCGGCGTAGAACAGGTCCGACTCCAGGTAGATCTGCCCGTCGGTGATCGATATGACGTTGGTCGGGATGTATGCGCTCACGTCGCCGGCCAGGGTCTCGATGATCGGCAACGCGGTGAGCGATCCGCCGCCGCGCTCGGGCGACAGCCGCGCGGCCCGTTCCAGCAGCCGCGAGTGCAGGTAGAACACGTCGCCCGGATACGCCTCGCGGCCGGGCGGCCGGCGCAGCAGCAGCGAGATCTGCCGGTATGCCCAGGCGTGCTTGCTCAGGTCGTCGTACACCACCAGCACGTCCCTGCCCTGTTCCATGAAGTGCTCGCCGATGGCGCAGCCGGCGTACGGGGCGACGTACTGCTGCGGTGCCGAATCGGCTGCCCCGGCGACCACCACGATGGTGTGCTCCATGGCGTCATGTTCGCGCAGCGTGGCCACCACCTGGGCGACCTGACCCTGGCGCTGGCCAATGGCCACGTACACGCAGATCAGGTCCTTGCCCTTCTGGTTGATGATGGTGTCGACGGCGAGCGCGGTCTTGCCGGTCTGGCGGTCGCCGATCACGAGTTGGCGCTGGCCGCGCCCGATCGGGGTCATCGAGTCGATCGCCTTGATGCCGGTCTGCACCGGCGTGTCCACGTTGACGCGCTCCACCACGCCCGGCGCTACCCGCTCGATCGCCATCGTCGCGGTGGCGCGGATCGGGCCCTGGCCATCCACCGGGACGCCGTTGGCGTTCACCACGCGCCCGATCAGGTCGTCGCTGACCGGAATCGACGCGATGCGCCCGGTGCCCTTGACCAGCGCCCCCTCTTCGATGTGGGCGTACTCGCCGACGATTACCGCTCCCACCTCGTCCGGCTCCAGGTTGAGGGCAATACCCTGCACGCCGCCGGGGAACTCCAGGAGCTCGGTGGCCATCACTCCTGACAGCCCGCTGATGCGGGCGATGCCGTCGCCTACCGACAGCACCGTGCCGACTTCACTGGACTCCAGCGGCGCCTCGAAGCGCTCGATTCGCCGGCGAATCTCGCTGGTGATCCGGTCGAGCTTGAAACTCACTCCGCCACGCTCGTCAGACATGGCGGTCCACCCGGCGCCGCCGTCGGCAGGACCGTACCTCGTTTGTCATCGTTTTCCTCGTCACGGGTTGACCCGGGCTACTCGCCGCGGGCCAGGGCGCCGTCGATCGCCTCCAGCCTGGTTCGGATGCTGCCGTCGACAATCTGGTCGCCGATGCGCACCACCACGCCGCCCACGATCGCGGAGTCCACGGCGAATGACACGCCGAGGTCGGCTCCGTGGGTCTGCTGCAGGGTGGCGACAAAGCGCTGCCGCTGGTCGCCGTCCAGGGGGTAGGCGGTGGTAACGATCGCCATGCGCGCCTGCGGGCCGCTGCTGGCCATGGAGCCCATCCAGTCGACGATAGCCGCCAGTTGGCCCAGGTCGCCGCGCTCCATCAGGGTGAGGAGGAAGTTGCTGCACTCGGCGCTCGCCGACTCGGGCAGCAACTCGCGGAGCTGCCGCCGGCGGTGATCGAAGGCGGCGCCCTTGTCGGACAGCCCGGCCAGCAGCTCGGCGTCGCCGTGCAGCTTGCCCTGCACCCTGCGCAGAGCGTCGATCCACGGTTCCACCGCGGTCGCGAATGCGGCCAGTGCGTAGCTGCGGGCGTCGGTCACCGGCGCTCCCCGCTGCCCAGATCGCTCACGAACTGGTCTACCAGGCGCCGCTGCGCCGCCTGGTCGAGAGCCGCGCCGACCACCTTGCGGGAGATCGCCATCGCCAGGTCCGCGGCCTGCCGCTCCAACTCGGCCTCCGCCTGCCGGCGCTCCTGCTCGATTTCCTCGCGGGCGCGCTCCTTGATCTCGGCGGCTTCCTGTTCGGCGGCCTGCAGCACCTCGTGGCGCACCTGCTCGGCCTGCTGGGCCAACTTGGCGGCTTCCGCCTGCGCGCTGCCGCGCGCTTCCTCCAGTTCCCGCTCGAACCTGCCGCGCTGCTCGGCGGCGTCGGCGGCGGCGCGCTCGGCCGCATCGAGCCCCTCGGCGATGCGCTGCTTGCGGTTCTCCAGAAGCTGCTTGACCGGCTTGTAGAGCAATATGCGCAGCAGCACCACCAGGATCACGAAGTTGATCGCATACGCGATCAACCCGGGCAGAGAGATGCCGAGAGCTTCCACGGTAGCCTCTTGGACCTAGATCACGAACAGCAGAATGAGCGAGACCACCAGCGCGAGGATGGCGAGCGCCTCGGCGAACGCGATAGCCACGAACATGTTGGTCACGATCAGGCCGCGCGCGTCCGGGTTGCGGCCAAGCGCCTGCAGCGCCCCGCTGGCAACCAGACCGATGCCCAGGCCCGGACCGATAGCCCCCAGGCCGATTGCGAGACCCGCAGCCAGCAGTTTTACTGCTTCAGGTTCCATGCGTTTGTACTCCTTGTCCGAATCTGTGTTGTCGCAAGCTCTTGGCTGTGATGATTGCCTTCATTGGTGCGCGCCCGGTCGTCAGTGGTCGTCATGGTGCTCGGTCGCCAGGTGGAAGAACGCCAGCGAAAGGATGAAGAACACGAACGCCTGGATCAGGCCGACGAACATCTCCAGCCCGAAGAACACGACCACCAGGACCAGCGACACCAGGCTGCTGATCACGATCAGGATCACCTCGCCGGCGAAGATGTTGCCGAACAGGCGGAACGAGAACGAGATCACCTTGGCGAACTCGCTCAAGCCCTCGAACAGGCCGACGAAGACATCCACCAGGCCCATCCCGAAGCCCTTGGTCTTGAGACTCTTGAAGCGCAGGAACTGCCCGACATAGCCGATTCCGCGGCTCCAGAATCCGAACACCTGCACCAGGAACATGGTGATCAGGGCCAGCGCCAGGGTCAGGTTGAGGTCGCTGCTCGGGGCGCGCAGCAGCGGCACGACCACGAACTTGGCCTCGTCCACGCCGTGGTGGGCATCAGCGCCGTACTTGGCGGCGTGATCGGCCAGCACCTGTTCGGCGCTGCCGCGCAGGAACGTGATGTCCTCGGCGTCCAGCGTGCCGTGATCGCTGGCGTGAATGATGCCGACGCTGCCGAGACCCGGGCCCAGAATCCCGAACCAGTTCGATATCAGCAGGAAGATGAAGATGGTGCAGCAGATCGGGAAAAAGCGCGGCGCCCAGGTACGCGTGGCGGTCTGGTTCACCAGGTTGCCGAGCCCTTCGATCAGTGCCTCGACCACGTTCTGCAGGCCGCCCGGGCGCAACTTCAGCGTGCGCCCGACCACGAACGCCACCGCCAGGATG
This window encodes:
- the atpD gene encoding F0F1 ATP synthase subunit beta — encoded protein: MANGNGSSLADGRIVQVLGAVVDVEFPAEHLPEIRYALEVAGTDRDGAAALLILEVQQHLSGAVVRAVAMDTTDGLRRGQRVINTGAPITVPVGESTLGRIFNVVGRPVDERGPVAADEHYPIHRPAPAFTDQVTRTEVFETGLKVVDLIAPFTKGGKTGVFGGAGVGKTIIIQELISSLAREHGGYSVFAGVGERTREGTQLYGEMQEAGVIDKLCMVFGQMNESPGVRLRAALTGLTMAEYFRDKGLDVLLFIDNVFRFVMSGSEVSALLGRMPSAVGYQPTLGTEMGELQERITSTQRGSITSMQAVYVPADDYTDPAPVATFAHLDATLALERSIAELGIYPAVDPLASTSRALEPRVVGQEHYDVARGVQEVLQRYRDLQDIIAILGVDELSEDDRLVASRARKIQQFLSQPMFVAQQFTGREGRYVPVSDTVSSFRRLLDGEVDDVPEPMFYMAGSLDEVIERAGGQRTDVAAG
- the atpG gene encoding ATP synthase F1 subunit gamma, with the translated sequence MASIRELRKRIRSIRNLSQVTRAMEMVAASRMRRAQEQVTASRPYAAKAWELLTQLVAQRAVVDVQAPLLTDRDPVRAVALILITGDRGLAGSYNSAMVRAATQFLDSRDGAGQRLITVGRKGRDAMLRAGYTIEAEFGDLPERPRERDVTPIARLATDGFLNGASDAVYIGYTDFISVLRQQPWVRQLLPLHPDALTDAHGSEERRPVMADYLRDTPPLLAGGYSSEPPMETLLEQVVRRFVELQIYQAVVESLASEHAARMVAMRNATENANDLLKDLTMTYNKLRQQSITEEMLDIAGGAEALRAAAG
- the atpA gene encoding F0F1 ATP synthase subunit alpha, with translation MSDERGGVSFKLDRITSEIRRRIERFEAPLESSEVGTVLSVGDGIARISGLSGVMATELLEFPGGVQGIALNLEPDEVGAVIVGEYAHIEEGALVKGTGRIASIPVSDDLIGRVVNANGVPVDGQGPIRATATMAIERVAPGVVERVNVDTPVQTGIKAIDSMTPIGRGQRQLVIGDRQTGKTALAVDTIINQKGKDLICVYVAIGQRQGQVAQVVATLREHDAMEHTIVVVAGAADSAPQQYVAPYAGCAIGEHFMEQGRDVLVVYDDLSKHAWAYRQISLLLRRPPGREAYPGDVFYLHSRLLERAARLSPERGGGSLTALPIIETLAGDVSAYIPTNVISITDGQIYLESDLFYAGQRPAVNVGLSVSRVGGDAQTRAMKQVAGQLRLDLAQYYALAAFAQFGSDLDQTTRGQLERGQRLTELLKQPQYRPQELAHQVIGIFALTRGFANGVPASAISGYAEGLVAHIAGTQPAIIRGIDAELQLTEEIEASLSAAVRQYTRQAGYEVTEGQA
- the atpH gene encoding ATP synthase F1 subunit delta; protein product: MTDARSYALAAFATAVEPWIDALRRVQGKLHGDAELLAGLSDKGAAFDHRRRQLRELLPESASAECSNFLLTLMERGDLGQLAAIVDWMGSMASSGPQARMAIVTTAYPLDGDQRQRFVATLQQTHGADLGVSFAVDSAIVGGVVVRIGDQIVDGSIRTRLEAIDGALARGE
- the atpF gene encoding F0F1 ATP synthase subunit B, whose product is MEALGISLPGLIAYAINFVILVVLLRILLYKPVKQLLENRKQRIAEGLDAAERAAADAAEQRGRFERELEEARGSAQAEAAKLAQQAEQVRHEVLQAAEQEAAEIKERAREEIEQERRQAEAELERQAADLAMAISRKVVGAALDQAAQRRLVDQFVSDLGSGERR
- the atpE gene encoding ATP synthase F0 subunit C, with amino-acid sequence MEPEAVKLLAAGLAIGLGAIGPGLGIGLVASGALQALGRNPDARGLIVTNMFVAIAFAEALAILALVVSLILLFVI
- the atpB gene encoding F0F1 ATP synthase subunit A; translation: MKIVLLIVAAVAVLVLGNLLVPVPRAAIEVAAEPIGLGPVTNAMLTSFVLSAVILAVAFVVGRTLKLRPGGLQNVVEALIEGLGNLVNQTATRTWAPRFFPICCTIFIFLLISNWFGILGPGLGSVGIIHASDHGTLDAEDITFLRGSAEQVLADHAAKYGADAHHGVDEAKFVVVPLLRAPSSDLNLTLALALITMFLVQVFGFWSRGIGYVGQFLRFKSLKTKGFGMGLVDVFVGLFEGLSEFAKVISFSFRLFGNIFAGEVILIVISSLVSLVLVVVFFGLEMFVGLIQAFVFFILSLAFFHLATEHHDDH